A window of the Hippoglossus stenolepis isolate QCI-W04-F060 chromosome 8, HSTE1.2, whole genome shotgun sequence genome harbors these coding sequences:
- the rpa2 gene encoding replication protein A 32 kDa subunit isoform X3: protein MFNQGGYSESSVGGGYTQSPGGFASPSMSQGGDKKGRTRANQIIPCTVSQLMSASQAEESFRVGDVEVAQVTFVGVIRSTDKSMTNIQYKVDDMTGAPMDVKQWVDTEDPGVDSTVLPPGTYVKVSGNLRSFQNNRSVVAFSVRPLEDMNEITSHMLEVVQAHMALSKPQSTKSAGGGMSSNVPPMMRTDMGNKGTMGGMGGSYAGATDMTKNGLSGNQNQVLSLIRSCPEPQGISIQDLKQRLSGISLTVIKQAVEFLSNEGHIFSTIDEDHFKSTDSDD, encoded by the exons ATGTTTAACCAGG GAGGTTACAGTGAGTCCAGTGTGGGCGGAGGTTACACTCAGTCCCCGGGAGGCTTCGCATCACCTTCTATGTCCCAGGGGGGAGACAAGAAAGGG agaACTCGTGCAAATCAGATAATCCCCTGCACAGTGTCTCAGCTGATGTCTGCTTCCCAGGCAGAGGAGTCGTTCAGAGTGGGAGATGTGGAAGTTGCCCAG GTTACCTTCGTGGGTGTCATCAGGAGCACGGACAAATCCATGACCAACATCCAGTACAAGGTCGACGACATGACGGGCGCTCCCATGGACGTGAAGCAGTGGGTCGACACAGAG GATCCTGGTGTGGACAGCACGGTGCTGCCCCCGGGCACGTACGTCAAAGTTTCTGGAAATCTGCGCTCCTTTCAG AACAACAGGTCTGTTGTGGCGTTCAGCGTCAGACCCCTAGAGGACATGAATGAAATCACATCGCACATGTTGGAGGTTGTCCAAGCACACATGGCGCTCAGCAAACCTCAGAGCACG AAGAGTGCCGGAGGAGGAATGAGCAGTAACGTCCCACCCATGATGAGGACGGACATGGGCAACAAGGGGACCATGGGAGGAATGGGCGGGAGCTACGCTGGTGCTACCGACATGACTAAGAACGGGTTGAGCGGGAACCAGAATCAG GTGCTGAGTTTGATAAGAAGCTGCCCAGAGCCGCAGGGCATCAGCATCCAGGACCTGAAGCAGCGACTCAGTGGTATAAGCCTGACTGTTATCAA GCAAGCAGTGGAATTTCTTAGCAACGAAGGTCACATCTTTTCCACCATCGACGAAGACCATTTCAAATCGACAGACAGTGACGATTAG
- the mecr gene encoding enoyl-[acyl-carrier-protein] reductase, mitochondrial: MWPRLRSVCSGSRTICTRGAALLKPPKLTANANVSHFTHSAGLCATTRSALQYRQHGDPSQVVQLEDIDLPPIGAKDVLVKILAAPINPSDINMIQGTYAILPDLPAVGGNEGVAQVLEVGSLVKSLKTGDWVIPRDAGLGMWRTEAVFSEDDVISLPNDIPLLSAATLGVNPCTALRMLSDFEDLKPGDTVIQNAANSGVGQAVIQIAAARGVNTINVVRDRPEFTQLSDRLKAIGATHVIKEEALRRPEFKELFKTFPKPKLALNGVGGKSATELLRHLQIGGSMVTYGGMAKQPVTVPVSALIFKDVKVRGFWVTQWKRDHSKDERAFRAMVDELCSLIQQGKLTAPACTEVGLRDFSKALEESMKPFTSAKQVLII; the protein is encoded by the exons ATGTGGCCGCGGCTTCGCTCGGTCTGTTCCGGAAGCCGGACGATCTGCACAAGAGGCGCTGCTCTGTTAAAGCCGCCAAAGCTAACGGCTAATGCTAACGTCAGTCACTTCACCCACTCAGCTGGACTGTGTGCGACGACACGCTCTGCCCTTCAGTACAGACAACACGGGGACCCCTCTCAAGTCGTCCA GTTGGAAGATATAGATTTGCCACCCATAGGTGCAAAGGATGTCCTGGTTAAAATCCTGGCAGCCCCCATCAACCCGTCTGACATCAACATGATTCAAG GTACTTACGCCATCCTGCCTGACCTCCCAGCTGTTGGAGGCAACGAAGGGGTGGCCCAAGTCCTAGAGGTGGGCAGCCTGGTGAAGTCTCTCAAAACAGGAGACTGGGTCATCCCAAGAGATGCTGGTCTAG GTATGTGGAGGACAGAGGCGGTGTTCTCTGAAGATGATGTCATCTCTCTCCCGAATGACATTCCCCTGCTGTCTGCCGCCACGCTGGGGGTAAACCCCTGCACTGCCCTCAGGATGCTGTCTGACTTTGAAGATCTTAAGCCAG GTGACACAGTGATCCAGAATGCAGCTAACAGTGGAGTCGGGCAGGCTGTCATACAGATTGCTGCTGCAAGAGGAGTGAACACAATCAATGTCGTCCGAGACAG GCCAGAGTTCACACAGCTCAGTGATAGGTTGAAGGCCATCGGAGCAACTCATGTGATTAAAGAAGAGGCCCTGAGGCGGCCTGAGTTTAAGGAGCTGTTCAAG acatttccaAAGCCAAAACTGGCGTTAAATGGAGTCGGAGGCAAGAGTGCAACAGAACTGCTCCGTCATCTACA GATTGGAGGCTCCATGGTGACGTATGGAGGGATGGCCAAACAGCCGGTTACTGTCCCTGTG AGTGCTCTTATTTTCAAGGATGTGAAGGTTCGGGGGTTTTGGGTCACACAGTGGAAGAGAGATCACTCAAAAG ATGAACGAGCATTTCGAGCCATGGTAGATGAACTGTGCTCCCTCATCCAGCAGGGAAAGCTGACAGCTCCTGCCTGCACCGAGGTGGGACTCCGAGACTTCAGCAAAGCTCTTGAAGAGTCTATGAAGCCTTTCACTTCAGCTAAACAGGTCCTAATCATCTGA
- the rpa2 gene encoding replication protein A 32 kDa subunit isoform X2 produces MLSSLKKAKIRRRFRTGLRGGYSESSVGGGYTQSPGGFASPSMSQGGDKKGRTRANQIIPCTVSQLMSASQAEESFRVGDVEVAQVTFVGVIRSTDKSMTNIQYKVDDMTGAPMDVKQWVDTEDPGVDSTVLPPGTYVKVSGNLRSFQNNRSVVAFSVRPLEDMNEITSHMLEVVQAHMALSKPQSTSAGGGMSSNVPPMMRTDMGNKGTMGGMGGSYAGATDMTKNGLSGNQNQVLSLIRSCPEPQGISIQDLKQRLSGISLTVIKQAVEFLSNEGHIFSTIDEDHFKSTDSDD; encoded by the exons ATGTTGAGCTCTTTGAAGAAAGCAAAGATCCGACGGAGGTTTAGGACAGGTTTGAGAG GAGGTTACAGTGAGTCCAGTGTGGGCGGAGGTTACACTCAGTCCCCGGGAGGCTTCGCATCACCTTCTATGTCCCAGGGGGGAGACAAGAAAGGG agaACTCGTGCAAATCAGATAATCCCCTGCACAGTGTCTCAGCTGATGTCTGCTTCCCAGGCAGAGGAGTCGTTCAGAGTGGGAGATGTGGAAGTTGCCCAG GTTACCTTCGTGGGTGTCATCAGGAGCACGGACAAATCCATGACCAACATCCAGTACAAGGTCGACGACATGACGGGCGCTCCCATGGACGTGAAGCAGTGGGTCGACACAGAG GATCCTGGTGTGGACAGCACGGTGCTGCCCCCGGGCACGTACGTCAAAGTTTCTGGAAATCTGCGCTCCTTTCAG AACAACAGGTCTGTTGTGGCGTTCAGCGTCAGACCCCTAGAGGACATGAATGAAATCACATCGCACATGTTGGAGGTTGTCCAAGCACACATGGCGCTCAGCAAACCTCAGAGCACG AGTGCCGGAGGAGGAATGAGCAGTAACGTCCCACCCATGATGAGGACGGACATGGGCAACAAGGGGACCATGGGAGGAATGGGCGGGAGCTACGCTGGTGCTACCGACATGACTAAGAACGGGTTGAGCGGGAACCAGAATCAG GTGCTGAGTTTGATAAGAAGCTGCCCAGAGCCGCAGGGCATCAGCATCCAGGACCTGAAGCAGCGACTCAGTGGTATAAGCCTGACTGTTATCAA GCAAGCAGTGGAATTTCTTAGCAACGAAGGTCACATCTTTTCCACCATCGACGAAGACCATTTCAAATCGACAGACAGTGACGATTAG
- the smpdl3b gene encoding acid sphingomyelinase-like phosphodiesterase 3b: protein MSVVKLLLSYLLFKEAHALSGNFWHITDLHWDDTFTLSDDPELVCSSSGNRPATNAGKYGDYVCDSPLHLIISSVNAMKDILPDPDFIVWTGDNTPHVPDKDLGEKKVLRIISNLTHIIKQVFPHTKVYSALGNHDYHQKNQLPTFSNNIYNQTAEMWNDWLTPESQETFRKGGFYTEKLLSRTGFRMLVLNTNLYYDQNKETLGMDDPAGQFNWADRVLTEAANNKEKVYIIGHVPPGFFEKKRSKPWFTSEFNQEYLDLIQRHHSVILGQFFGHHHTDSFRMFYSSEEPRSPISAMFLSPGVTPWKTTLPGVEDGANNPGIRVFEYDTQTLLVKDVVTYYLNLTRANGASGRWEKEYRLTESFRVPDASPASMHQVLERIANNHCYLQKYYEFNSVSYDLTECDSDCRIDHVCAAREVDFEKYKCCLEEEGSAAIHRCGFLPLISVAVSLVLAIR, encoded by the exons ATGTCCGTGGTGAAGCTGCTCCTTTCTTATCTGCTGTTCAAAGAGGCTCATGCACTGTCAG gGAACTTCTGGCACATCACCGATCTGCATTGGGACGACACATTCACCCTGAGCGATGACCCTGAACTTGTGTGCAGCTCAAGCGGCAATCGACCCGCAACCAATGCTGGGAAGTATGGAGACTATGTTTGTGACTCACCACTGCATCTTATCATCTCCTCTGTGAATGCCATGAAGGATATTCTACCAGACCCGGACTTCATCGTGTGGACAGG AGATAACACACCACATGTACCCGATAAGGACCTGGGTGAAAAGAAAGTGCTGCGCATTATCAGCAACCTCACTCACATCATAAAACAGGTCTTTCCAC ACACTAAAGTGTACTCCGCCCTGGGAAACCATGACTACCACCAAAAGAACCAGCTTCCCACATTCTCTAACAACATCTACAACCAGACAGCAGAAATGTGGAACGACTGGTTGACTCCTGAGTCCCaagaaacatttagaaaag GTGGATTTTACACAGAAAAGTTGCTGAGTCGAACAGGGTTCCGGATGCTGGTCCTCAACACTAACCTCTATTATGACCAGAACAAGGAGACCCTGGGTATGGACGATCCAGCGGGCCAGTTCAACTGGGCTGACCGTGTTCTTACAGAGGCCGCCAACAACAAAGAGAAG GTGTATATCATTGGTCACGTCCCCCCAGGTTTCTTTGAGAAGAAGAGATCCAAGCCCTGGTTCACGTCTGAATTCAACCAGGAATACTTGGATTTAATCCAGAGGCATCATTCTGTCATTCTCGGGCAGTTCTTCGGCCATCACCACACCGATAGTTTCCGCATGTTCTACAGCTCAGAGG aGCCACGCTCTCCTATCAGTGCCATGTTCCTCAGCCCAGGGGTCACACCGTGGAAAACAACCCTTCCTGGAGTCGAGGATGGAGCAAACAACCCTGGGATTCGGGTCTTCGAATATGACACCCAAACACTCCTGGTCAAA GATGTGGTGACTTATTATCTGAATCTGACCCGCGCTAATGGAGCAAGTGGGCGCTGGGAGAAAGAGTACCGCCTCACAGAGAGCTTCAGAGTGCCGGACGCCTCCCCAGCTTCCATGCACCAGGTCCTGGAGCGCATCGCTAACAACCACTGCTACCTGCAGAAGTACTACGAGTTCAACTCTGTCAGCTATGACCTGACAGAGTGCGACAGCGACTGCCGCATTGACCACGTTTGCGCAGCCAGAGAGGTGGACTTTGAGAAGTACAAATGCTGCCTGGAAGAAGAAGGTTCCGCTGCTATTCACAGGTGTGGGTTCCTGCCGCTCATCTCTGTGGCTGTAAGTTTGGTGTTGGCCATTCGGTAA
- the rpa2 gene encoding replication protein A 32 kDa subunit isoform X1, which produces MLSSLKKAKIRRRFRTGLRGGYSESSVGGGYTQSPGGFASPSMSQGGDKKGRTRANQIIPCTVSQLMSASQAEESFRVGDVEVAQVTFVGVIRSTDKSMTNIQYKVDDMTGAPMDVKQWVDTEDPGVDSTVLPPGTYVKVSGNLRSFQNNRSVVAFSVRPLEDMNEITSHMLEVVQAHMALSKPQSTKSAGGGMSSNVPPMMRTDMGNKGTMGGMGGSYAGATDMTKNGLSGNQNQVLSLIRSCPEPQGISIQDLKQRLSGISLTVIKQAVEFLSNEGHIFSTIDEDHFKSTDSDD; this is translated from the exons ATGTTGAGCTCTTTGAAGAAAGCAAAGATCCGACGGAGGTTTAGGACAGGTTTGAGAG GAGGTTACAGTGAGTCCAGTGTGGGCGGAGGTTACACTCAGTCCCCGGGAGGCTTCGCATCACCTTCTATGTCCCAGGGGGGAGACAAGAAAGGG agaACTCGTGCAAATCAGATAATCCCCTGCACAGTGTCTCAGCTGATGTCTGCTTCCCAGGCAGAGGAGTCGTTCAGAGTGGGAGATGTGGAAGTTGCCCAG GTTACCTTCGTGGGTGTCATCAGGAGCACGGACAAATCCATGACCAACATCCAGTACAAGGTCGACGACATGACGGGCGCTCCCATGGACGTGAAGCAGTGGGTCGACACAGAG GATCCTGGTGTGGACAGCACGGTGCTGCCCCCGGGCACGTACGTCAAAGTTTCTGGAAATCTGCGCTCCTTTCAG AACAACAGGTCTGTTGTGGCGTTCAGCGTCAGACCCCTAGAGGACATGAATGAAATCACATCGCACATGTTGGAGGTTGTCCAAGCACACATGGCGCTCAGCAAACCTCAGAGCACG AAGAGTGCCGGAGGAGGAATGAGCAGTAACGTCCCACCCATGATGAGGACGGACATGGGCAACAAGGGGACCATGGGAGGAATGGGCGGGAGCTACGCTGGTGCTACCGACATGACTAAGAACGGGTTGAGCGGGAACCAGAATCAG GTGCTGAGTTTGATAAGAAGCTGCCCAGAGCCGCAGGGCATCAGCATCCAGGACCTGAAGCAGCGACTCAGTGGTATAAGCCTGACTGTTATCAA GCAAGCAGTGGAATTTCTTAGCAACGAAGGTCACATCTTTTCCACCATCGACGAAGACCATTTCAAATCGACAGACAGTGACGATTAG